From the genome of Gorilla gorilla gorilla isolate KB3781 chromosome 4, NHGRI_mGorGor1-v2.1_pri, whole genome shotgun sequence, one region includes:
- the LOC109026918 gene encoding leucine-rich repeat-containing protein 37A3-like has translation MVTEPSLTQQIAPSLPPEFLQEVGPYLTQQEVPAQIPEPSMEAEPSPTQQEATVQVPEPPKDIELSSQQMVPLQLPWPPKEVAAQHPAHYEVTVPTQGQDQAQHSILTSFTVQPLDLGLTITPESMTDIELSPTMQETPTQPPKKVVPQLPAYQEVTVATPGQDQAQHSMSPSITVQPLHLGLTISPESSTEVEHPTPLKKTIVPPNHPKVTLPHPGHIQTQHSNLTQATVQPLDQGLTITPESTTEVEPSTALTTTFSSPKHPEVRLPPSDKGQTQLTIQPLDRGLTITPESTTKVEPSTALTTTAPAPKRHEVTFPPPDKGQAQHSSLTQLTIQSLTITTEPTRG, from the coding sequence ATGGTGACAGAACCCTCTCTGACCCAGCAGATAGCCCCATCTTTGCCTCCAGAGTTCCTTCAGGAGGTTGGACCATATCTAACTCAGCAGGAGGTTCCAGCTCAGATTCCAGAGCCCTCTATGGAGGCAGAACCTTCTCCAACCCAGCAGGAGGCCACAGTTCAGGTTCCAGAGCCCCCTAAGGACATAGAACTTTCAAGCCAGCAGATGGTCCCACTTCAGCTTCCATGGCCACCTAAGGAGGTTGCAGCTCAACATCCAGCTCACTATGAGGTGACAGTTCCAACACAAGGGCAGGATCAAGCTCAGCACTCAATATTAACCAGTTTCACAGTTCAACCTTTGGATCTGGGGCTTACCATCACTCCAGAATCCATGACAGATATTGAACTTTCTCCAACCATGCAGGAgaccccaactcagcctcctaagaaaGTTGTACCCCAACTTCCAGCATATCAAGAGGTAACAGTCGCAACACCAGGTCAGGATCAAGCTCAGCATTCAATGTCACCCAGCATTACAGTTCAACCTTTGCACCTGGGACTTACCATAAGTCCAGAATCCAGTACAGAGGTTGAACATCCTACACCCTTGAAGAAGACTATAGTTCCTCCAAACCACCCTAAGGTGACACTTCCACATCCAGGCCATATTCAGACTCAGCATTCAAACCTGACTCAAGCCACAGTTCAACCTTTGGATCAGGGGCTTACCATCACTCCAGAATCCACTACAGAGGTTGAACCTTCTACAGCTCTGACGACTACATTTTCTTCTCCAAAACATCCTGAGGTGAGACTTCCACCTTCAGACAAGGGTCAGACTCAACTCACAATTCAACCTTTAGATCGGGGGCTTACCATCACGCCTGAATCCACTACAAAGGTTGAACCTTCTACAGCCCTGACGACTACAGCTCCTGCTCCAAAACGCCATGAGGTGACATTTCCACCCCCAGACAAAGGTCAGGCTCAGCATTCAAGCCTGACTCAACTCACAATTCAATCCCTTACCATAACTACAGAGCCTACTAGAGGTTAA